The genomic region ATCCCCTGTTATTGCTAATGCAGAAGCAGCGCAAGCTCTCACACTATCACTCTTCTCATAATTCTTCAGTATATCTATTAAAAATGGTACACCTTCTGGATCCATAGTTCGTCCTAAATCAAGAATTGCATCTTCTAACCATAATGCGTTAGTTTTCATCCCTTCCTTTATTTTTTTAATACTTTTAGTAGCAGCATTAAGGTTTACCCTCTTTTTTATTAACTTTAAATGTAACTCTACTTGTTTTTCTAATTCTTCTCCTGATAATCCTTCTCTTTTGTATCTTTCTCTTAAATTTTCTCTTATTTCTGCCAGTCTTTTTTCTAATGCTTTTTGTTTAGACACTATTTTACTTTCATTTTTTTCTTGTTCCTTTTGAGTTATTTCTTTCACTTGACCTTCCCCTTTAGCAGATTGACCACCCATAGATTGTAACACTGTAACTCCTCCGATCACCATACTTAAAACCACTAAAAACCCTAATACTTTTTTAAACATTTAAAACACCTCCTTATCCTTTAAAAATTGCCCTTTGTGTAGAAAATTATACCAAATTCTATGTTTAATTGCAAGTAATTTCTATGTTTGACTATTGACCAGGTGTTGATGTAAATTATCACAATAAGGAATAGTAGCATCTACCCACTGATTATTAATATGTCTTTTCCCATAGCATCCAGGACCAGCAGTTAAATCAAGACCACCTTCAATTAAACATTGGGAAACAAAATTTGCACAATCTCCACCTGAAGAATTATAATTTTTATAATATGAATCTGGATCATGATTAGGATTATCTAACTCATCATTATTGTATCCCCAGACATTATAATCATCTTCGTCTGGTCCCCAATAACTATCTCCATAAGTAGATACCTCACTTCGATTAAAACCTAATACATTTGTAACAATCATCAAACAAACAGAGAAAGTTATAAATATAAAATGTATCTTTTTCATTTTTTACTCCCTTCAATTCCTAATCTTTTCAATATTCTATTGGCTATATACTGGATATTTTGGTCTTCATCTTTACTTAACTCCTTTATCACTAATATAGCCTTTTCATTACCAATTCTTTCCAAACTACCTAATGCACTATAACGTATTGAATTCTTAGTTTTGTTTATATTCCTCTTCAACGTATCATCTGTAAAATTTCCATATCCTGATAAATCAATGCTCCATTCATCCATGTTTTCTCCTTTAGCAAGACTAATTAAGATAGGTAATGGTTTTGTTTTCTCTCCCAATTCAACTAATACTCTGGCTACTTCAGACCGTACTAATATATCCCTATCTTCTAATGCTTCTATTAAAGCTGGAATAGCTGATTTATCTCCTATACGTCCTAAGGCTTCAGCAGCATCTCTTCGAGCCTCAGTACTTCGGGCTTTGGGAGTTTTATAATTTTTTAACACTTCAATCAATACTGGGATTGCTTTTGGATCTCTTGATACTCCTACATAAAAAATACTCATATCTTCATGATCTAAAGGATATAAAGTTTCATTCTTCATTTTTCTCTTTATCTCCTCAATAATTTTAGGAATTTCAAGTAGGTTTACCTTATCCTCTATTAAACATAACCCTAACTCTACTTCCTTCTCTATTTCCTCCTGTGATAATCCTTCTCTTTTATATTCTTCTCTCAATTTTTCTCTTATTTCTGCTCGTCTTTTTTCTAATGCCTTTTGTCTATCTACTATTTTACTTTCATTTTTTTCTTGTTTCTTTTGAGTTATTTCT from bacterium harbors:
- a CDS encoding amidase domain-containing protein, which codes for MKKIHFIFITFSVCLMIVTNVLGFNRSEVSTYGDSYWGPDEDDYNVWGYNNDELDNPNHDPDSYYKNYNSSGGDCANFVSQCLIEGGLDLTAGPGCYGKRHINNQWVDATIPYCDNLHQHLVNSQT
- a CDS encoding HEAT repeat domain-containing protein, with protein sequence EITQKKQEKNESKIVDRQKALEKRRAEIREKLREEYKREGLSQEEIEKEVELGLCLIEDKVNLLEIPKIIEEIKRKMKNETLYPLDHEDMSIFYVGVSRDPKAIPVLIEVLKNYKTPKARSTEARRDAAEALGRIGDKSAIPALIEALEDRDILVRSEVARVLVELGEKTKPLPILISLAKGENMDEWSIDLSGYGNFTDDTLKRNINKTKNSIRYSALGSLERIGNEKAILVIKELSKDEDQNIQYIANRILKRLGIEGSKK